In Candidatus Omnitrophota bacterium, the following are encoded in one genomic region:
- a CDS encoding helix-turn-helix domain-containing protein, with protein sequence MPEHLLNIKEVADYLGVSEEEVKRLVDMGEIPAYKIGDSFLRFRKEQIDAVKSEIGDVEKKDPNRVEIKLDDKGKPTHPYTDLENDIKLKEPVISQYDYTVAEKARDFFYYNDFYILSAVVVAVLLAIILRS encoded by the coding sequence ATGCCGGAACATTTATTGAATATAAAAGAAGTCGCGGATTATCTCGGCGTCTCCGAGGAAGAGGTGAAGCGCCTTGTCGATATGGGCGAAATACCCGCCTATAAGATAGGCGACAGCTTCTTGAGGTTCCGCAAAGAGCAGATAGACGCCGTAAAATCCGAGATAGGCGATGTGGAAAAGAAGGATCCGAACCGTGTCGAGATAAAACTGGACGACAAGGGTAAGCCGACTCATCCATATACTGATCTCGAAAACGACATTAAGCTCAAAGAGCCTGTGATAAGCCAGTATGATTACACCGTAGCGGAAAAGGCGCGGGACTTTTTCTACTACAACGATTTTTACATACTGTCGGCCGTTGTTGTCGCGGTCCTTCTCGCGATAATTTTGAGATCTTAA
- the dusB gene encoding tRNA dihydrouridine synthase DusB, with product MIKIGNANIKTNIILAPLSGCTDLHFRLIAREHGAGFCFFEMSDSNSLTHNRRQSFSILETEKKDSPIAGQLLGSDPSHMLDAAGRILDRVKLSFLDINCACPVKKVIKKKAGAHLLRDTPQLYAILKKLIPNLPLPITIKVRIGYDKKDPRQLANMVKQCEDIGVAAIFAHGRLANQGYAGDVDYSMIKNIKEAVRIPVIGSGNIFSPELAKKMLDETACDGVLVARGALGNPWIFKQIDDYLKHGKLHKMVSLEEKKKVLKKHLSYVDKYRDMSNNGKTGFMKKIAIWYLKGVPGAPRLREKITSAKNYEEILATISSVN from the coding sequence ATGATCAAAATCGGCAACGCAAACATAAAGACAAATATAATCTTAGCGCCTCTATCGGGATGCACGGATCTTCACTTTAGATTAATAGCGCGTGAACATGGCGCGGGCTTCTGTTTCTTCGAGATGTCAGATTCGAACTCACTGACACATAACCGCCGACAGTCATTTTCTATACTCGAAACCGAAAAAAAGGACTCGCCTATTGCAGGACAGTTGCTGGGATCGGATCCCTCGCACATGCTGGATGCCGCGGGTAGGATCCTGGACAGAGTGAAGCTATCGTTTCTTGATATAAACTGCGCGTGCCCTGTCAAAAAAGTCATAAAAAAGAAGGCGGGCGCGCACCTGTTGCGCGACACGCCTCAATTATACGCCATATTGAAAAAACTCATCCCTAACCTGCCGCTGCCTATAACGATAAAAGTGCGCATAGGTTATGATAAAAAGGACCCGCGGCAATTAGCCAATATGGTAAAACAATGCGAAGATATAGGGGTGGCCGCCATATTTGCCCACGGCAGATTGGCTAATCAGGGCTACGCCGGCGATGTGGATTATTCTATGATAAAAAATATAAAAGAAGCGGTGCGTATTCCCGTCATTGGCTCGGGCAATATATTCTCGCCGGAGCTTGCCAAGAAGATGCTCGACGAAACGGCCTGTGACGGTGTGCTGGTAGCGCGCGGGGCGCTCGGAAATCCATGGATATTCAAACAGATAGACGATTACCTAAAACACGGCAAGTTGCACAAAATGGTTTCACTGGAAGAGAAAAAGAAAGTCTTGAAAAAACACCTTTCATACGTGGATAAATACAGGGATATGAGTAATAACGGGAAAACGGGATTTATGAAAAAAATCGCTATCTGGTATCTGAAAGGCGTCCCTGGAGCTCCCCGCCTGCGCGAGAAGATAACATCGGCTAAAAACTACGAAGAGATCCTTGCTACAATATCTTCAGTAAATTAA
- a CDS encoding DUF296 domain-containing protein encodes MRYSKGSVGRIFLLKFDNDDIVLKEIDKFARHEKLKCATLIFLGALKEGHIVTGPKKPVIPPEPNWKKFKDGWEVMGIGTIFTNKKGPQIHIHTSMGKKNNTLTGCVRKDSKVFFVVEAIVFEIKGVKATKDIDPETGLNLLKIL; translated from the coding sequence ATGCGTTATTCCAAAGGCAGTGTAGGCAGGATATTCTTATTAAAGTTCGATAACGATGATATTGTCTTAAAAGAGATAGATAAATTCGCCAGGCACGAGAAGCTGAAATGCGCTACACTGATCTTTTTGGGCGCGCTTAAAGAAGGCCATATCGTTACCGGCCCCAAGAAACCCGTGATCCCTCCGGAACCTAATTGGAAAAAATTCAAAGACGGCTGGGAAGTGATGGGCATAGGCACGATATTTACTAATAAGAAGGGCCCGCAGATACATATTCACACTTCGATGGGAAAGAAGAACAATACCCTTACCGGCTGTGTGCGTAAAGATTCTAAAGTATTTTTTGTAGTCGAAGCGATAGTCTTTGAGATAAAGGGCGTTAAGGCGACAAAGGATATAGATCCGGAGACAGGACTTAATTTACTGAAGATATTGTAG
- a CDS encoding methyl-accepting chemotaxis protein, protein MPMAPRYKRKQYIVAAKFQLKYVGLILILVFLTGILCSYVVYYTSMLLLGDKLANVYPQGRLISIVNMVNVRILLSLLLITPLVFIIGIYASHKIAGPIYRIEKFLKAMASGELSEPLTLRKNDELVALAEGINNVAESIKATIRQEREHLAKSAVSVDALRRLAQSKSVDHHTLENTVEKLGDEISKASLELNRYKV, encoded by the coding sequence ATGCCGATGGCGCCCAGATACAAAAGAAAGCAGTATATTGTTGCCGCTAAGTTTCAGTTAAAGTATGTAGGGCTCATACTTATATTGGTATTTCTAACAGGCATATTATGTTCATACGTGGTGTATTATACCTCTATGCTTTTATTGGGGGATAAACTGGCAAATGTCTATCCGCAGGGCCGTCTTATTTCGATAGTTAATATGGTGAATGTCAGGATACTCTTGAGCTTGCTCTTGATAACGCCGCTTGTATTTATAATAGGTATTTACGCCTCCCACAAGATAGCGGGTCCCATATACAGAATAGAAAAGTTCCTTAAAGCTATGGCTTCCGGTGAGCTTTCGGAGCCCCTGACATTAAGAAAGAATGATGAGCTTGTAGCGCTTGCCGAAGGCATAAATAACGTGGCGGAAAGCATAAAGGCTACCATAAGGCAGGAGAGGGAACATCTGGCGAAATCGGCGGTATCAGTGGATGCTTTAAGAAGGCTCGCGCAGTCAAAGTCTGTAGATCATCATACGCTTGAAAATACCGTAGAGAAGCTGGGTGATGAGATTAGTAAGGCAAGCTTAGAGCTGAACAGATATAAAGTATAA
- the ychF gene encoding redox-regulated ATPase YchF produces MKIGIIGLPQVGKKALFELLTGHKPSENEVASGKPVHGVAEIRDSRFDFLVGIYTPKKNVRARIEIELLPKIEKDAIAQGGIFEDIAEVDALCHVVRAFKDDSIYHVNGSVDPKRDIDMVNSELLLHDLIFIEKRFERLDKKVKQTKEEASVKERDILIKLKAHLDKELPLRTLELSADEKKALSSYPLLTRKDIIIALNVGESQLKEKPQVEGPNIMQVSAKVEAEIEALESEEEKDAFLSDIGITEPAINILTTLLLKTLNLISFFTVGSDEVRQWTVKAGSAAPEAAGAIHSDLQKGFIRAEVIKFNDIKASGSEDTLKSQGKFYLKGKDYIVEDADILTIRFNV; encoded by the coding sequence ATGAAGATAGGAATAATCGGGTTACCGCAGGTTGGGAAGAAGGCTTTATTCGAATTACTCACAGGGCACAAGCCCTCGGAGAATGAAGTCGCGTCTGGCAAGCCTGTACACGGTGTTGCCGAGATACGCGACAGCCGGTTCGACTTTCTCGTTGGGATTTACACTCCTAAGAAAAATGTCAGGGCAAGGATTGAAATTGAGCTACTGCCTAAGATAGAGAAGGACGCTATAGCGCAGGGCGGTATATTCGAGGATATAGCCGAGGTCGACGCCCTGTGCCATGTCGTCAGGGCCTTCAAAGATGATTCTATATACCATGTAAACGGCTCTGTCGATCCGAAGCGCGATATCGATATGGTGAATTCGGAGTTATTGCTCCACGACCTGATATTTATAGAAAAGAGGTTTGAACGGCTCGATAAGAAGGTAAAGCAAACCAAGGAAGAAGCTTCTGTTAAGGAAAGAGATATACTCATTAAGCTGAAGGCCCACCTTGATAAAGAATTGCCCTTGAGGACGCTTGAGCTTAGCGCGGATGAAAAGAAGGCGCTGTCGAGCTATCCACTGCTGACGCGCAAAGATATTATAATTGCGCTTAATGTGGGAGAGAGCCAGCTTAAAGAAAAACCTCAAGTCGAAGGTCCGAATATAATGCAGGTATCCGCCAAAGTCGAGGCCGAGATAGAAGCGCTCGAATCAGAAGAAGAGAAGGATGCATTTCTTTCAGATATAGGCATAACCGAGCCCGCGATAAATATATTGACCACGCTCCTGCTTAAGACGCTCAATCTCATATCATTTTTTACAGTCGGGTCTGATGAAGTCCGCCAGTGGACCGTTAAGGCCGGCTCTGCCGCTCCCGAGGCCGCGGGAGCTATACATTCGGATCTGCAGAAAGGCTTTATCAGGGCGGAGGTCATTAAGTTTAATGACATCAAGGCGTCAGGCAGCGAAGACACATTAAAATCCCAGGGCAAATTCTACCTGAAGGGCAAGGATTATATAGTAGAAGACGCCGACATCCTCACCATACGTTTCAACGTATAA
- a CDS encoding helix-turn-helix domain-containing protein, producing the protein MTADIFWDRKTTKKEAQAILNNDSDPRFPEFASLVLSRAGKPREVFDIYMDKITFLKNWRKIKRKMRKDSWNNKRIIFWDEVYDVLSQDVDKSELKEKRKPVSEEAKVIGSIIRAARQKRQLSQKEFAQSADMSQQFVSFLENGYLNISLSTLKKVLDVLGLELSIIQKQKA; encoded by the coding sequence ATGACTGCCGATATTTTCTGGGACAGAAAGACAACAAAAAAAGAAGCGCAGGCTATATTAAATAACGATTCGGACCCGAGATTTCCCGAATTTGCGTCCTTGGTACTTTCGCGCGCGGGAAAACCAAGAGAGGTTTTTGATATATATATGGATAAGATAACCTTTCTCAAAAATTGGAGAAAGATAAAAAGAAAAATGCGTAAAGACAGCTGGAATAATAAAAGGATAATTTTTTGGGACGAGGTCTATGATGTTCTTTCGCAGGATGTTGACAAGAGTGAGTTAAAAGAGAAGCGCAAGCCTGTTTCCGAAGAGGCGAAGGTGATCGGTAGTATAATAAGGGCCGCCCGGCAGAAAAGACAGCTGAGCCAGAAAGAATTCGCGCAATCCGCGGATATGTCCCAGCAGTTTGTCTCTTTTCTGGAAAACGGATACCTTAATATATCCTTAAGTACGCTAAAAAAAGTTTTAGATGTTTTGGGGTTGGAGTTATCCATAATACAAAAACAAAAGGCATAA
- a CDS encoding nucleotidyl transferase AbiEii/AbiGii toxin family protein, which yields MEDTTGKVIIERNKALKALAGKIDGLYLAGGTALSVFYFHHRESYDLDIFTKKFSRLKIEAIVSDLAKATGRKIELIKTQEKKEFVQMMIYYLYVNKDETLKIDFVEDVYDLLKPVKIIDGTPVLSIEDIYIRKILAACGSDKAVDVIGREIFKGGRQEARDFFDLYFLSTTFMPLSKFALEHCSYPQRESLSVWYRTYSRSSMQMGVLDIVTDKNISFKDMDNHFKREIEQMVRKEFE from the coding sequence ATGGAAGACACTACGGGAAAAGTTATTATTGAGCGCAACAAGGCGTTAAAGGCATTAGCGGGCAAAATAGACGGCCTGTATTTAGCCGGCGGCACAGCCTTATCTGTATTTTATTTTCATCACAGGGAGTCTTACGATCTGGATATATTCACCAAAAAATTTTCCCGCCTTAAAATAGAGGCGATTGTTTCGGATCTGGCAAAAGCGACCGGCCGGAAGATAGAATTAATTAAGACTCAGGAAAAAAAAGAGTTTGTGCAGATGATGATCTATTATTTATATGTAAACAAAGATGAAACCTTGAAAATAGATTTTGTGGAAGATGTATATGATCTTCTTAAGCCGGTTAAAATAATAGATGGCACTCCAGTCCTTTCTATAGAGGATATCTACATAAGAAAAATATTGGCCGCCTGCGGCAGCGACAAAGCGGTTGATGTAATAGGGCGAGAAATATTTAAAGGCGGCAGGCAGGAGGCCAGAGATTTTTTTGATCTGTACTTTCTTTCAACAACTTTCATGCCGTTATCGAAATTTGCGCTTGAACACTGTTCTTATCCACAGAGAGAAAGTCTATCGGTATGGTATAGGACATATAGCAGGAGTTCTATGCAGATGGGCGTACTGGATATAGTGACAGATAAAAATATATCCTTCAAGGATATGGACAATCATTTCAAGCGGGAAATAGAACAGATGGTGAGGAAGGAATTCGAATAA
- the larC gene encoding nickel pincer cofactor biosynthesis protein LarC: MKKIAYFDCFSGIAGDMVLGALIDAGLDIKFLAKELKKLKIKGYELKKSKVRRGGLIGTKFTVVVKDSPSAHTHRPLGEILKIIDESSLSHNVKDVAKNIFNNIGGVEAKIHGISDKKDLSLHELGDVDSIVDIVGTAIALDKMEIEEIYSSPVHFGRTLVSTRHGVLPTPAPASLELLKGVPAKISNIDAELVTPTGAGILKTLVKNFGEMPQMKVSHIGHGAGTQELSELPNMLRIMIGERHAAFKKDRIFVIETNIDDMNPQHFNYLFEKLFKEGALDAYTTSIQMKKTRPAFKLTVLSAPSIFDKLCSIIFKETSSIGLRYHEQNRYKLDREIVKVDTGYGRVRVKLSRGPDDILTVSPEYEDCAKLARLKKVPLKTVCDAAKRAVEV; the protein is encoded by the coding sequence ATGAAAAAGATAGCTTATTTTGATTGTTTCAGCGGAATAGCGGGCGATATGGTGCTTGGCGCCTTGATAGACGCCGGCCTTGATATAAAATTTCTGGCAAAAGAACTTAAGAAGCTCAAAATAAAAGGATATGAACTCAAAAAGAGCAAGGTGCGCCGTGGCGGGCTTATCGGGACAAAATTCACCGTTGTGGTGAAAGATAGTCCGTCCGCCCATACCCACAGGCCTCTTGGTGAAATACTTAAGATCATAGACGAAAGCTCTCTAAGTCATAATGTAAAAGATGTTGCCAAGAATATTTTCAATAATATAGGCGGAGTTGAAGCTAAGATTCATGGTATTTCCGATAAAAAAGATCTCTCTCTTCATGAGCTTGGCGACGTAGATTCGATAGTGGATATCGTCGGCACCGCGATAGCTCTTGATAAGATGGAGATCGAAGAGATATATTCATCGCCTGTACATTTCGGCAGGACTCTTGTAAGCACAAGGCACGGCGTATTGCCGACGCCCGCGCCGGCGAGCCTGGAATTGCTCAAAGGCGTTCCGGCGAAAATTTCAAATATCGACGCGGAGCTCGTTACGCCTACCGGAGCGGGGATCTTAAAGACGCTTGTGAAAAATTTCGGCGAGATGCCCCAGATGAAGGTGTCTCATATAGGCCACGGCGCGGGAACCCAGGAATTAAGCGAGTTGCCTAACATGTTGAGAATAATGATAGGCGAAAGGCACGCGGCGTTCAAGAAGGACAGGATATTTGTGATAGAGACAAATATAGACGATATGAACCCGCAGCATTTTAATTATCTATTCGAAAAATTATTCAAAGAAGGCGCTTTAGACGCCTATACGACGTCAATACAAATGAAGAAGACGCGTCCCGCGTTTAAACTTACCGTATTATCAGCTCCTTCCATATTCGATAAGCTATGTTCAATAATATTCAAAGAGACCTCATCGATAGGATTGAGATATCATGAGCAGAACAGGTATAAGCTCGATAGAGAGATCGTAAAAGTCGATACAGGATATGGCAGGGTAAGGGTAAAGTTAAGCCGCGGACCGGATGACATACTGACGGTTTCGCCGGAATATGAAGACTGTGCCAAATTGGCAAGATTAAAAAAAGTGCCGCTGAAGACGGTGTGTGACGCGGCAAAAAGAGCGGTCGAGGTGTAA
- the tsaD gene encoding tRNA (adenosine(37)-N6)-threonylcarbamoyltransferase complex transferase subunit TsaD — MLTLGIESSCDETSVSVTSGRTVLSNIVSSSVHLHKKYGGVVPEIASRFHVEFILEVLEKALKDSRKKLKDVELIAVTNGPGLVGALLIGVSLAKSLSYSLKVPLIGVNHVLAHLYSAFLSGEDIPDFPFAGLVVSGGHTALFLCDKSYKQKLLGQTQDDAAGEAFDKVAKILKLGYPGGPAIEKRARLAKNKGSIKFPRTFLGKDSLDFSFSGIKTAVLYYVRNRDSGPSEINDICYAFQENALDTLVEKAFLAARLCKVKNIIVGGGVAANSRLREKFLDASKFSGGVRTYFPKMEYCMDNAAMVGVLGEELYKRGHRSDLYLSAQPNLEVVNA; from the coding sequence ATGTTAACGCTGGGCATAGAAAGCTCATGTGATGAGACGAGCGTTTCGGTTACTTCAGGCAGAACCGTTCTTTCAAATATAGTTTCATCCAGCGTGCACCTTCATAAGAAGTATGGAGGTGTCGTGCCGGAGATAGCGTCAAGGTTCCATGTGGAGTTTATACTGGAGGTGCTTGAAAAAGCGCTGAAGGACTCGCGTAAGAAGCTAAAAGACGTGGAACTGATAGCCGTTACCAATGGGCCGGGGTTGGTCGGCGCCTTACTTATAGGCGTATCGTTAGCAAAAAGCTTAAGCTATAGCCTTAAGGTTCCGCTTATTGGCGTGAATCACGTGCTTGCGCATCTATACAGCGCGTTTTTGAGCGGCGAAGATATCCCCGATTTTCCATTTGCAGGCCTGGTGGTATCCGGCGGGCATACGGCATTGTTTCTTTGTGATAAAAGTTATAAACAAAAACTTCTTGGGCAGACACAGGACGACGCGGCAGGTGAGGCGTTCGATAAAGTCGCGAAGATATTAAAGCTGGGCTATCCGGGCGGGCCCGCGATAGAAAAAAGGGCGCGGCTGGCGAAAAATAAAGGCAGTATTAAATTTCCCAGGACATTTTTAGGGAAAGATTCGCTGGACTTCAGTTTCAGCGGCATAAAGACAGCGGTCTTGTATTACGTGAGAAATAGGGATAGTGGGCCTTCGGAAATAAATGATATATGTTACGCTTTTCAGGAGAACGCGCTCGATACGCTGGTTGAGAAAGCGTTTTTGGCGGCAAGGCTCTGTAAGGTGAAAAATATAATAGTTGGCGGTGGAGTAGCTGCAAATTCGAGATTGAGGGAGAAGTTTTTGGATGCGTCGAAATTCTCCGGCGGGGTCAGGACATATTTTCCAAAGATGGAGTATTGTATGGACAATGCGGCTATGGTGGGCGTGTTGGGCGAGGAATTGTATAAAAGGGGCCATAGGTCCGATCTTTACTTAAGCGCCCAGCCTAATCTGGAGGTAGTAAATGCTTAA
- a CDS encoding MgtC/SapB family protein, with protein sequence MLNEWTIVFRLILAAILSGIVGFEREFHGRAAGFRTHILLCVGTTLIMITSVHIFDVYSGRTPIDPARLAAGVVTGIGFLGAGTIMRYKASVRGLTTAASLWVVTGIGLAVGSGLYFGSILTTALAVITLMLFGRLEHAMIRKDWYKTIVIESKDGFDQLKRIRDVLGEYGAVITDFEVERSEDGSLMVLKIGLKLSTSHNIAALMRDVSHLEGVSHAKWEAE encoded by the coding sequence ATGCTTAACGAATGGACTATAGTATTTCGTCTTATCTTGGCCGCTATATTAAGCGGTATAGTAGGTTTCGAAAGAGAATTTCACGGCCGGGCCGCAGGTTTTAGGACTCATATACTTTTGTGCGTTGGCACGACCCTGATAATGATTACATCGGTGCACATATTCGATGTGTATTCCGGAAGGACTCCGATAGACCCCGCAAGACTCGCGGCTGGCGTAGTTACGGGCATAGGGTTTTTGGGAGCCGGCACAATAATGCGTTACAAAGCTTCGGTGAGAGGGTTGACCACCGCGGCCAGCCTGTGGGTCGTTACCGGCATAGGGCTTGCGGTAGGGTCGGGGCTTTATTTTGGTTCGATATTAACTACAGCGCTTGCGGTAATCACGCTTATGTTATTCGGAAGATTAGAACACGCGATGATACGCAAGGATTGGTACAAGACGATCGTAATAGAGTCGAAAGACGGCTTTGATCAGTTAAAACGGATCAGGGATGTATTGGGCGAATATGGCGCTGTAATTACCGATTTTGAAGTGGAGCGGTCCGAAGACGGGTCGCTGATGGTCCTGAAGATAGGATTGAAACTCTCCACATCCCATAACATAGCGGCGCTGATGCGGGATGTAAGCCATTTGGAAGGCGTCAGTCACGCGAAGTGGGAGGCGGAGTAA
- a CDS encoding polymer-forming cytoskeletal protein: protein MMMKKDKRHEVEKVLDVDASMQGTLIFKDSVNLRINGRFEGVLNTRGSLMIGERAVVNADITGESIVVAGKVNGNITALKELKLIAPGCVVGDIRTPLLSIAQGAIFDGNSKMLTETKDYLENIMNAEDLAKYLEIDMNLVHEWANAGRLPGAKDGNAWKFERSKIDEWVAQGKIK, encoded by the coding sequence ATGATGATGAAAAAGGACAAGAGGCACGAAGTCGAAAAGGTACTCGACGTAGACGCTTCCATGCAGGGCACTCTCATCTTTAAAGATTCTGTCAACCTTCGAATTAATGGCAGGTTCGAAGGCGTATTAAATACCAGGGGCAGTCTTATGATCGGCGAACGGGCCGTTGTAAATGCCGACATCACGGGCGAGTCTATAGTCGTGGCCGGAAAAGTGAACGGTAACATAACCGCTCTTAAGGAGTTGAAGCTCATCGCGCCGGGGTGCGTAGTAGGGGACATAAGAACGCCGCTATTAAGCATAGCCCAGGGCGCGATATTCGACGGTAACTCAAAAATGCTCACCGAGACGAAAGATTATCTCGAAAATATTATGAATGCCGAGGACCTGGCCAAATATTTGGAGATAGATATGAATCTTGTCCATGAGTGGGCAAATGCAGGCAGGCTTCCGGGCGCCAAAGATGGTAATGCCTGGAAGTTTGAGCGCTCAAAGATAGACGAATGGGTGGCTCAAGGAAAGATAAAGTAA
- a CDS encoding PDZ domain-containing protein, with amino-acid sequence MKKMFFLFIIFTAYSLQFATYAVADTIYTKDNKEIKGIIIEEYKDRVLMSTVDGERTLMKPDIKELYFDTEEQNLVKLAEQARDRGDLIKAFVYYDKAFKVNPDSKAAKDGIVFLQGYLFKKDMAKKEEDVNRRNEFEARGTGPISIKTEEEKFNESLEKLKKTAGIVLKSDPSGTKISSVAIGSPSYEAGMETGDILIAIWGRLVGYLSLPEVVETLLEKTSLETKCTIERNVEVSAGDIGAEFKMQFDGLTISDVKNGSFAQGAGLRPNDLVTYINGQSTRYMPIKKASELIKRSKDGIIRLTIRREIVMWGKEGG; translated from the coding sequence ATGAAGAAGATGTTTTTTCTGTTTATAATTTTTACAGCTTACAGCTTACAGTTTGCAACTTATGCGGTCGCCGACACAATCTATACCAAAGATAATAAAGAGATCAAGGGCATAATAATCGAAGAGTATAAGGACAGAGTCCTTATGTCTACGGTGGACGGCGAGCGCACATTGATGAAGCCAGATATTAAAGAGTTGTATTTTGATACGGAAGAACAGAACCTTGTGAAATTGGCGGAGCAGGCAAGAGACAGAGGCGACCTGATAAAAGCCTTTGTATATTACGATAAAGCGTTCAAGGTAAACCCCGATTCGAAAGCGGCCAAGGACGGTATAGTATTTTTGCAGGGATATCTCTTTAAGAAAGATATGGCCAAAAAGGAAGAAGATGTGAACCGCCGTAATGAGTTTGAAGCAAGAGGAACGGGGCCCATAAGTATAAAGACCGAAGAAGAGAAGTTCAATGAAAGTCTTGAAAAATTAAAGAAGACAGCCGGGATTGTATTAAAGTCGGATCCATCCGGCACTAAAATCAGCAGTGTTGCCATAGGTTCTCCCTCCTATGAAGCAGGAATGGAAACAGGCGATATCCTTATAGCGATATGGGGCAGGCTGGTAGGATATCTTTCGCTTCCGGAAGTCGTGGAAACCCTTCTTGAAAAGACGTCTTTAGAGACAAAATGCACTATAGAGCGCAATGTTGAGGTAAGTGCCGGCGACATCGGAGCGGAGTTTAAAATGCAATTCGATGGATTGACGATATCGGACGTTAAAAACGGCTCCTTTGCTCAAGGGGCGGGCTTAAGGCCCAACGATCTGGTAACATATATAAACGGCCAGAGCACGCGCTATATGCCGATCAAAAAAGCTTCAGAGCTTATTAAAAGATCAAAGGACGGTATTATTAGGTTAACTATAAGAAGAGAAATAGTTATGTGGGGTAAAGAAGGAGGATAG
- the larB gene encoding nickel pincer cofactor biosynthesis protein LarB: MSQKLKSLLKRVKSGEMSSARALGVLKDLPYKDLGFAKVDCHRRLRRGFPEVIFGSGKTPEQIVKIAGNIISHDGTLLITRTDKKVFSRIKKICPGAKFDEKAKIIYFVKEKSSFKKGTVLVVTAGTGDLPVAQEARITLEVMGNKVQMLYDVGVAGVHRLLDSKDTLEKANVIIVIAGMEGALASVVSGLVSRPVIAVPTSVGYGASFSGLAPLLTMMNSCSPGVAVVNIDNGFGAGYMASMINS, from the coding sequence ATGTCGCAAAAACTTAAAAGTCTTCTGAAGCGCGTTAAGTCGGGCGAGATGTCGTCGGCCAGGGCGCTTGGTGTTTTGAAAGATCTGCCTTACAAGGATCTGGGGTTCGCCAAGGTAGACTGTCACAGGCGGCTGCGCCGCGGTTTTCCCGAAGTGATATTCGGTTCGGGCAAAACGCCCGAGCAGATAGTCAAGATAGCCGGAAATATCATATCGCACGACGGGACATTACTCATTACGCGTACGGATAAGAAAGTATTCTCCAGGATAAAGAAGATCTGTCCAGGGGCGAAGTTTGACGAAAAAGCGAAGATAATATATTTTGTAAAAGAGAAGAGCTCTTTTAAAAAAGGAACGGTTTTAGTGGTGACGGCCGGCACAGGTGATTTGCCTGTTGCGCAGGAAGCCAGGATCACCCTTGAAGTAATGGGCAATAAAGTTCAGATGCTGTATGATGTGGGAGTGGCGGGAGTGCACAGGCTTTTGGATAGTAAAGATACGCTGGAGAAGGCGAATGTTATCATCGTCATCGCAGGCATGGAAGGTGCGCTGGCCAGTGTCGTAAGCGGCCTTGTGTCGAGGCCTGTCATAGCCGTGCCTACAAGCGTTGGTTATGGCGCGTCGTTTTCGGGGCTTGCGCCGTTGCTCACAATGATGAATTCATGTTCTCCGGGTGTGGCAGTGGTTAATATAGATAATGGTTTTGGCGCCGGATATATGGCGTCGATGATAAATAGTTAA
- a CDS encoding DUF2148 domain-containing protein, whose amino-acid sequence MKKSSELESAAIKDAAEFMAVSARTAPKTRGIDNIEVFAIDDDATKKKVIEKMKEVSKKEARPSFERDASSIEASPILLVIGVKSNPAGLNCGFCGYPTCGQLQKTSGICSYNSIDLGIAVDSAVAAASSFHADNRIMYSIGRACLDLKLFSQTVKQALGIPLSVTGKNPFFDRK is encoded by the coding sequence ATGAAAAAATCGAGTGAATTGGAAAGCGCGGCGATAAAGGATGCGGCGGAATTTATGGCTGTTTCAGCGAGGACAGCGCCGAAGACCCGAGGCATAGACAATATCGAAGTCTTCGCTATAGACGATGATGCCACAAAGAAGAAGGTCATCGAGAAGATGAAAGAAGTCTCGAAAAAAGAGGCCAGGCCCAGCTTCGAGCGCGACGCCAGTTCTATAGAAGCGTCGCCAATTCTGCTGGTCATAGGCGTAAAATCAAACCCCGCGGGACTTAACTGCGGATTCTGCGGATATCCTACATGCGGCCAGCTGCAGAAAACATCCGGCATATGCTCCTACAATTCAATAGATCTGGGGATAGCGGTAGATTCGGCGGTCGCGGCCGCGAGCTCATTTCATGCGGACAATAGAATAATGTATTCGATAGGAAGAGCCTGCCTCGATCTGAAATTATTCTCTCAAACCGTTAAGCAGGCCCTTGGAATACCTTTAAGTGTTACGGGCAAAAATCCATTCTTCGATAGAAAGTAA